DNA from Desulfotomaculum sp.:
ACAGGAGATGCTTCGCTGCGCAGCAGGCCGATGAGCCGGGTGACCGTTCCGCTGAGTTTGATGGGGGCCCAAATCTGGGGGCGCCAGGGAGGGAAACTTGCCCCTCTGGCCGTGCAGGGAGGGAGTTGCGCCGGCATTAAGTACAGCCTTCCCGTCGCCAGCGCCCAGGTAAAATCAGCCATATTACTAGCCGGCCTGCTGGCTTCGGGGGAAACTGAAGTGACGGAACCTTTTCAGTCCCGGGATCATACGGAACGCATGTTGAAGCTTTTTGGAGCGGAATTAACGGTCGACGGCAAAGTAATCAGGATCCGCGGGAAACAAAAACTTAAAGGGCAGCATGTGATTGTTCCCGGGGATATTTCATCGGCAGCCTTTTTTTTGGCGGCAGGCGCATCAGTTCCCGGTTCGGATCTCACAATAAAAGATGTGGGGGTTAACCCCACCCGCTGCGGCATTCTGGAAGTAATGGAGCAGATGGGCGCGGATATCACGGTATTTAACAGGCGGGAGGTCAGCTGCGAACCTGTAGCCGACATTCGCGTAAGACATTCAAAATTAAAAGGGACTACGATTGGCGGGGAACTTATTCCCAGGCTTATTGATGAGGTTCCCGTTTTGGCAGTACTGGGAACGGCTGCCGAAGGTGAAACCGTGGTTAAAGACGCAGCGGAGTTAAAGGTAAAAGAGAGCGACAGGATAGCTGTTCTGGCAGGGGAACTGCGTAAATTCAACGCAGTTGTGGAGGAACTGCCCGACGGACTGGCGATTCAGGGGGGCCGTCCACTGAAAGCAGCTGTCTGTGAAAGCCACGGGGATCACCGCATAGCTATGGCCATGGCAGTCGCCGGACTGTTGGCCCAGGGGCAAACTGTAGTTAAAAATACGGAATGTGTTGATGTTTCTTTTCCTGGATTTTTTGATACTCTTTATTCGCTTGGTTAGGTTTTTACTGTAAAATTACTTAAAAAAAACAGGAAACGGGTTTGTTTTGTCGAATTCCTTGCACTAAATATTATATTAACTGGCGGTTTAAAGGTTGATGCCTTTTTGTGTAGCAATTGACGGGCCGGCCGGAGCCGGTAAAAGCACTGTCGCTAAAATGGTTGCGGAAAGATTAAACTATATATATGTTGACACGGGGGCAATGTATCGGGTTGTAACATTGAATGCCCTGCAGCGGCACATAAACCTGGAGGATGAGCAGGCGCTGACCTGCCTTGCGGCTTCAACTGCGATTGAACTGTCCGCCGGCTGCAATAAATGTACCCGTGTGTTTATGGATGGAAAAGAAGTATCCTTTGCGATAAGAGCTCCGGAAGTTTCCCGCAGCGTTTCCCTTGTTGCCCGTGTGCCTGGTGTCAGAAAAGAGCTTGTCAACCAGCAAAGAAGGATGGCCAGTTCAAGTAATGTAGTAATGGAGGGGCGCGATGTGAGCACAGTAATAGTACCGGATGCCCAGGTTAAAATATTTTTAACCGCCTCCGCAAATGAACGGGCGAAAAGGCGTTTAGAGGATTTAGCAGGGCAGGGTTTTAAAATGACTTTGGGTGATATGATAGAAGAAATAAACGAACGCGATAAATTGGACAGTTCCCGCTCAGTGGCGCCTTTAGTTGCTGCTCCTGATGCAAAAGTCATTGACAGCTCAAAGATGCAGACCCGTGATGTTGTTGAACTTATTCTGGAGCTGATCAGGAGGAGAAGCGGATAGTGTTTTATTGGCTTGGCCGGTTTATCTGCCGGGTTGTTCTTCTCTTGCGCCGGATGAAAGTATCCGGCGGCGAGAATATTCCCCGGCAAGGGGGTCTGCTGGTAGTAAGCAATCATGTCAGCTACTGGGATCCGGTAGCAGTTGGATCCGCCCTGAAGCGCAAGGTTCATTTTATGGCCAAAGCCGAGCTTTTTGCGATACCTGCTTTTGGCACAATAATTACATGGTGCGAAGCTTTCCCTATAAGCCGCGGAGGAACTGATCAGAAAGCGGTCCGAACCGCTTTACAGTTTCTCAAGCAGGGAGAGGTTGTAGGTATTTTCCCTGAGGGAACGCGGAGCCATACATCCGAACTTTTGGATCCCCATCTTGGGGTCGCTATGCTGGCTGTTCATGGGAATGCGGCGGTGCTTCCGGTAGCCGTAATAGGTACGAGAGGATTTCTTGGCAGGGTAAATGTTGTTATCGGCAGGCCGTTAAACTTTTCAAAACCAAAAACAAAAAGTGACCTGAAAGAAAAATACAGGGCGATCAGCCTTCAAATAATGGATGAGATCTCAGGGTTAATGGGCGATAAAGAACGGTGATTGGATGGAAGTGCGTTTAGCAAAAGAAGCCGGTTTCTGCTTCGGGGTAACCCGGGCGGTTAAAATCGCCAGGAATACCGCCCAGGAGAAGAATCAGGTTTATTCGTTGGGCCCTTTAATTCATAACCCGCAAGTTGTCGAGAAATTAGCCCGGGCTGGAATAAAAGAAACCGAGAATATGGCGGACATTCCGGCCGGATCTACAGTGATTGTTCCGACCCACGGGGTTGGGCCGGAAGTGATGGTCAAGCTTGATGAATTAAAGGTATGTGTTGTCGACGCTACCTGTCCGTTTGTCCGCAGAGCGCAGAACCTGGCGCATTATCTTGGCCAGCGTACACAGGTAGTTATCGTGGGTGATCAAAAACACCCCGAAGTAAGAGGCATAATAGGCTATGCCGGGGAACAAGCTTTAATAGTAGAAGGTCCTGATCAGGCAGAATTACTGGATACTTTCCCTGAAGTAGCCGTATTGGCCCAGACAACACAGCCTTTGAGCAATTTTCAGTCTGTTATAGATGTTCTCCGGAGCAAGACAGGTTCTGTTAAAGTTTTTAACACTATCTGTAATGCAACAGGTATGCGGCAGCAGGCTGCTTTGGAACTTGCCCGGCAGGTAGGCGCAATGGTAGTGGCTGGAGGAAAAACAAGCGCCAATACCAGAAGGCTGGCTGAACTAAGCCGGGAATCGGGCGCCCCTACACATCATGTTGAAACTGCCCGTGATTTAAAAGCAGAATGGTTTAAAGGTATAGAAGTTGCAGGCCTGACAGCCGGAGCGTCTACACCGGACTGGATAATAGAGGAAGTTCAAACACGGATGAAGGAGTTGGGCGAAGTGATGGTTGAGGATGAAAAAAATGAAAAAAGCAATGTTAACGCTCTTGAAGCAGAGGAAGTAAAGACTGCCGTTCCGGAAGAGGCTGTCGATGTTTCAGGGAGCCCGGGGGCAACGCCGGTCTGCGCAGATGAGACAGTACAGGACTCTGATTCAACAGATGAGCCTGATACGGTTTCCGAGGAAGGGATGGAAGATACTGTTGAGGTTAAATCCTTGAGCCCGGGTCAGATAGTCAAAGGTGTTGTTGTGCAGGTAGGCGCCGACGAAGTTCTCGTCGACATGGGCTCGAAGTCGGAGGGGGTTGTGCCTTTCCGTGAACTTTCCGCATACGAAGCTGCTTCCCCCCAGGATGTTGTGTCCTTGGGTGATGAGATAGAAGTAACCGTAGTAAAAGTTGAAGATGACGAAGGCAGGTTGATTCTTTCCAAGGCCAGGGCGGACGCGGAAAAGGCCTGGGTCGACTTGCAGGCTCATCTGGATGACGGGAGCCCCGTGGAGGGTGTAGTCAGGGAAGTAATCAAGGGAGGCCTGCTGGTGGATGTAGGTTTGCGCGCCTTTATGCCGGCTTCGCTTGTCGAACAGGGTTATGTTGAAGATTTAAACAAGTATGTAGGGGTAAATGTTAAATCCAGAGTGATCGAATTAAACCGCGCCCGCAGAAAAGTTATCCTTTCACGCAAGTCTGTTCTTGAGGAAGAAAGGGCTTTACTGAAGCAGAGCGTCCTGGAGAGTTTGGAAGAAGGTCAGACAGTAAGAGGAATAGTCCGGCGGCTGACCAATTTCGGCGCTTTTGTCGATATCGGAGGTGTGGACGGGCTTCTGCACATTTCTGAAATGGCCTGGTACCGTGTCAACCATCCTTCAGATGTGCTGAACGTCGGAGATGAAATAGAAGTAAGGATACTTCAGCTTGACAGGGAGAACGAGAAAATCTCCCTCAGTTTAAAACAGGTGCTGCCTGATCCGTGGAAGCAGGTTGTTGAAAATTATCCCGTCGGTAGCATAGTTGAGGCGAAGGTAGTACGGCTTGCCCCGTTCGGCGCTTTTGTTCAGCTGGAACCCGGTGTTGAAGGTCTGGTTCATATTTCCCACCTGGCGGATCATCATGTGGAATCGACGGGTGAAATTGTTCATGAAGGTGAAGAGATCAGTGTCAAGGTATTAAGCGTTGAACCGGAGGAGAAACGCATCCGTCTTTCGATCCGGGAAGCAAAACGGGAAGCTCAAAAGCCGAAAAATACCTTGCCGGAAACAAAGGAAGAAAACGTTACCATAGGTGAAGTTGTTGGCGATATATTTGAGAACAATTAGTCAGTTAAAAGAATCATTTGGAGCAGGTAGTAAAAATGATCGACAACTTTGCCAAAATATATCAACTGGCTAGAGAAAAAGGGCCGGAAAAGCTGGTTGTTCTGGCTCCCGACGCGCATCAAAGAAAAAAATATGGGACTGAATTAAGATGCTTGACTATCTGCGTTCAAGATTTCCCCGTCAGGGAGAAAAACCTAAAGTAGTCCTGGCGCCGGCTAAAGACCAAAATGCAGTCGATGTTTTCCAAATTTACTGGATAAAAATGTTATTGTTGAAAAAGCTCTTAAGCTTGCTTCACTGCTGAAAATTGACAGGCCGAAAGTTGCCGTTCTGGCTGCGATCGAAAAGGTTAACCCACGGATTTCTTCTACTGTTGATGCCGCCGTGCTGAGTAAAATGTCCGAGCGCAAGCAGTTTGGAGATGTGGTTATAGAAGGGCCTCTTGACATAGACTGCGCAACAAGCAGGGAAGCGGCGGTGAGAAAAAAGCTGGACTGTGAAGTTCCCGGAGATGTTGATATATACGTTGTCCCCAATGTAGAGTCAGGTTATGCATTCAGTCAGATGCTTGCTTTTGTAGGAAAGATGCCGCATGCCGGGGTCCTGGCCGGGACAGTAAAGCCGGTGATTGTCAACATTCCTTTTATTAGATTTGAAGAGAAAGTGGCGGAAATAATTCTTTCCGCGATGCTGTTATAAAGGAGTGATAGCATGTCTCCTGCTCTTTTTAATATCCTGGTCATGAATATAGGTTCCACTTCTACAAAGGTGGCCTGCTATAAGGATACGGAACTAATTGCCGGAAGCAACATTCCGTTTGAAAAAAATCTTCTGTCCCCCCATCATGATCTTGCCGGGCAAATACCCGAGCGAAAAAAACAGATCCTGGACTTCATCGCCGAGTATGGTGTTGAACTAAGCACTTTAGATATCGTGGTCAGCCGCGGCGGAGTCGGAGCTCCGTGTCCGAGCGGGATTTATGAAGTCAACCAGGCCATGTGTGACGATCTGCTTTCCACGCGTTTTGCAAAGCATGATTCCTCCCTCGGTCCTGTCATATCAAAAGATATTGCC
Protein-coding regions in this window:
- a CDS encoding bifunctional 4-hydroxy-3-methylbut-2-enyl diphosphate reductase/30S ribosomal protein S1, with amino-acid sequence MEVRLAKEAGFCFGVTRAVKIARNTAQEKNQVYSLGPLIHNPQVVEKLARAGIKETENMADIPAGSTVIVPTHGVGPEVMVKLDELKVCVVDATCPFVRRAQNLAHYLGQRTQVVIVGDQKHPEVRGIIGYAGEQALIVEGPDQAELLDTFPEVAVLAQTTQPLSNFQSVIDVLRSKTGSVKVFNTICNATGMRQQAALELARQVGAMVVAGGKTSANTRRLAELSRESGAPTHHVETARDLKAEWFKGIEVAGLTAGASTPDWIIEEVQTRMKELGEVMVEDEKNEKSNVNALEAEEVKTAVPEEAVDVSGSPGATPVCADETVQDSDSTDEPDTVSEEGMEDTVEVKSLSPGQIVKGVVVQVGADEVLVDMGSKSEGVVPFRELSAYEAASPQDVVSLGDEIEVTVVKVEDDEGRLILSKARADAEKAWVDLQAHLDDGSPVEGVVREVIKGGLLVDVGLRAFMPASLVEQGYVEDLNKYVGVNVKSRVIELNRARRKVILSRKSVLEEERALLKQSVLESLEEGQTVRGIVRRLTNFGAFVDIGGVDGLLHISEMAWYRVNHPSDVLNVGDEIEVRILQLDRENEKISLSLKQVLPDPWKQVVENYPVGSIVEAKVVRLAPFGAFVQLEPGVEGLVHISHLADHHVESTGEIVHEGEEISVKVLSVEPEEKRIRLSIREAKREAQKPKNTLPETKEENVTIGEVVGDIFENN
- a CDS encoding (d)CMP kinase: MPFCVAIDGPAGAGKSTVAKMVAERLNYIYVDTGAMYRVVTLNALQRHINLEDEQALTCLAASTAIELSAGCNKCTRVFMDGKEVSFAIRAPEVSRSVSLVARVPGVRKELVNQQRRMASSSNVVMEGRDVSTVIVPDAQVKIFLTASANERAKRRLEDLAGQGFKMTLGDMIEEINERDKLDSSRSVAPLVAAPDAKVIDSSKMQTRDVVELILELIRRRSG
- the aroA gene encoding 3-phosphoshikimate 1-carboxyvinyltransferase translates to MEFRIKSPAGLRGTICVPGDKSISHRAVMLGSLAEGETYIENFLTGADCLATMNCFRLMGVKFDGPNEKGDLVVHGSGPLVLREPEMALDAENSGTTIRLLLGILSGLPFFSVLTGDASLRSRPMSRVTVPLSLMGAQIWGRQGGKLAPLAVQGGSCAGIKYSLPVASAQVKSAILLAGLLASGETEVTEPFQSRDHTERMLKLFGAELTVDGKVIRIRGKQKLKGQHVIVPGDISSAAFFLAAGASVPGSDLTIKDVGVNPTRCGILEVMEQMGADITVFNRREVSCEPVADIRVRHSKLKGTTIGGELIPRLIDEVPVLAVLGTAAEGETVVKDAAELKVKESDRIAVLAGELRKFNAVVEELPDGLAIQGGRPLKAAVCESHGDHRIAMAMAVAGLLAQGQTVVKNTECVDVSFPGFFDTLYSLG
- a CDS encoding 1-acyl-sn-glycerol-3-phosphate acyltransferase, which gives rise to MFYWLGRFICRVVLLLRRMKVSGGENIPRQGGLLVVSNHVSYWDPVAVGSALKRKVHFMAKAELFAIPAFGTIITWCEAFPISRGGTDQKAVRTALQFLKQGEVVGIFPEGTRSHTSELLDPHLGVAMLAVHGNAAVLPVAVIGTRGFLGRVNVVIGRPLNFSKPKTKSDLKEKYRAISLQIMDEISGLMGDKER